Proteins encoded within one genomic window of Gallus gallus isolate bGalGal1 chromosome 1, bGalGal1.mat.broiler.GRCg7b, whole genome shotgun sequence:
- the CD86 gene encoding T-lymphocyte activation antigen CD86 isoform X2 — translation MAYPVISNLTTFTVNQSIMEVCIFFLYAIILLPGIAANVHHVKSFLNHTAYLSCYFPNSQKTDINNVIVFWQKGTGEVVHEVYLGQEKHDHLNSKYINRTKMDMDKWTLQLLNVGIVDEGQYKCIIMHVDKGPKKLIHESECLLNITANYSQPVIAQLHTGEPKPNENLNLSCSSSGGYPEPKQMIWLISSENITDRLIRHMDVLQDAVTKLYNVTSKLNIPVPTNTLTNISCLLHLGEQQGSLVSVPLVIEIPAEEMEPVKVNFFGPLVAVILLVTLLLGFLILKNRNISSTSQSVSLAV, via the exons ATGGCATACCCAGTAATCTCGAACCTCACCACATTCACGGTTAACCAGAG cATCATGGAGGTCTGCATATTCTTTCTTTATGCCATAATACTTCTCCCAG gtATTGCTGCCAACGTACATCACGTGAAGTCATTTCTCAATCACACTGCATACCTATCTTGCTACTTCCCAAACTCTCAGAAAACTGACATAAATAATGTAATAGTTTTTTGGCAAAAAGGTACGGGTGAAGTGGTACATGAAGTTTACCTTGGCCAGGAAAAACACGATCACCTTAATTCTAAGTACATAAATCGTACCAAGATGGATATGGACAAATGGACCTTGCAATTGTTAAATGTAGGGATTGTGGATGAGGGGCAGTATAAGTGTATTATTATGCACGTGGACAAGGGACCAAAAAAGCTCATACACGAATCTGAGTGCTTACTGAACATCACTG CCAACTATAGTCAACCTGTGATAGCACAGCTACACACTGGGGAACCAAAGCCCAATGAAAACCTGAATCTTTCCTGTTCTTCCAGCGGAGGTTATCCAGAGCCCAAGCAGATGATTTGGCTAATTTCAAGTGAAAACATAACAGATAGGCTTATACGACACATGGATGTCTTACAGGATGCTGTCACAAAGCTGTATAATGTTACCAGCAAGCTGAATATCCCAGTTCCTACAAATACACTCACTAATATTAGCTGTTTGCTTcaccttggagagcagcaggggaGCCTTGTCTCAGTGCCGCTAGTCATAG AGATACCGGCAGAAGAAATGGAACCGGTGAAGGTAAATTTCTTTGGCCCACTTGTAGCTGTAATTTTACTGGTCACGCTTCTTCTGGGTTTTTTGATattgaagaacagaaatatctCATCTACCAGCCAGA GTGTCAGTCTCGCAGTCTAA
- the CD86 gene encoding T-lymphocyte activation antigen CD86 isoform X1 encodes MQPALQPPSGRQQPGNSVGPLRLLSSASKLTHKESIMEVCIFFLYAIILLPGIAANVHHVKSFLNHTAYLSCYFPNSQKTDINNVIVFWQKGTGEVVHEVYLGQEKHDHLNSKYINRTKMDMDKWTLQLLNVGIVDEGQYKCIIMHVDKGPKKLIHESECLLNITANYSQPVIAQLHTGEPKPNENLNLSCSSSGGYPEPKQMIWLISSENITDRLIRHMDVLQDAVTKLYNVTSKLNIPVPTNTLTNISCLLHLGEQQGSLVSVPLVIEIPAEEMEPVKVNFFGPLVAVILLVTLLLGFLILKNRNISSTSQSVSLAV; translated from the exons atgcagccagccctgcaacCACCATCTGGAAGACAGCAGCCAGGAAACTCTGTGGGACCTTTGAGACTTTTGTCTTCAGCTTCAAAACTAACCCATAAAGAAAG cATCATGGAGGTCTGCATATTCTTTCTTTATGCCATAATACTTCTCCCAG gtATTGCTGCCAACGTACATCACGTGAAGTCATTTCTCAATCACACTGCATACCTATCTTGCTACTTCCCAAACTCTCAGAAAACTGACATAAATAATGTAATAGTTTTTTGGCAAAAAGGTACGGGTGAAGTGGTACATGAAGTTTACCTTGGCCAGGAAAAACACGATCACCTTAATTCTAAGTACATAAATCGTACCAAGATGGATATGGACAAATGGACCTTGCAATTGTTAAATGTAGGGATTGTGGATGAGGGGCAGTATAAGTGTATTATTATGCACGTGGACAAGGGACCAAAAAAGCTCATACACGAATCTGAGTGCTTACTGAACATCACTG CCAACTATAGTCAACCTGTGATAGCACAGCTACACACTGGGGAACCAAAGCCCAATGAAAACCTGAATCTTTCCTGTTCTTCCAGCGGAGGTTATCCAGAGCCCAAGCAGATGATTTGGCTAATTTCAAGTGAAAACATAACAGATAGGCTTATACGACACATGGATGTCTTACAGGATGCTGTCACAAAGCTGTATAATGTTACCAGCAAGCTGAATATCCCAGTTCCTACAAATACACTCACTAATATTAGCTGTTTGCTTcaccttggagagcagcaggggaGCCTTGTCTCAGTGCCGCTAGTCATAG AGATACCGGCAGAAGAAATGGAACCGGTGAAGGTAAATTTCTTTGGCCCACTTGTAGCTGTAATTTTACTGGTCACGCTTCTTCTGGGTTTTTTGATattgaagaacagaaatatctCATCTACCAGCCAGA GTGTCAGTCTCGCAGTCTAA
- the CD86 gene encoding T-lymphocyte activation antigen CD86 precursor, whose protein sequence is MEVCIFFLYAIILLPGIAANVHHVKSFLNHTAYLSCYFPNSQKTDINNVIVFWQKGTGEVVHEVYLGQEKHDHLNSKYINRTKMDMDKWTLQLLNVGIVDEGQYKCIIMHVDKGPKKLIHESECLLNITANYSQPVIAQLHTGEPKPNENLNLSCSSSGGYPEPKQMIWLISSENITDRLIRHMDVLQDAVTKLYNVTSKLNIPVPTNTLTNISCLLHLGEQQGSLVSVPLVIEIPAEEMEPVKVNFFGPLVAVILLVTLLLGFLILKNRNISSTSQSVSLAV, encoded by the exons ATGGAGGTCTGCATATTCTTTCTTTATGCCATAATACTTCTCCCAG gtATTGCTGCCAACGTACATCACGTGAAGTCATTTCTCAATCACACTGCATACCTATCTTGCTACTTCCCAAACTCTCAGAAAACTGACATAAATAATGTAATAGTTTTTTGGCAAAAAGGTACGGGTGAAGTGGTACATGAAGTTTACCTTGGCCAGGAAAAACACGATCACCTTAATTCTAAGTACATAAATCGTACCAAGATGGATATGGACAAATGGACCTTGCAATTGTTAAATGTAGGGATTGTGGATGAGGGGCAGTATAAGTGTATTATTATGCACGTGGACAAGGGACCAAAAAAGCTCATACACGAATCTGAGTGCTTACTGAACATCACTG CCAACTATAGTCAACCTGTGATAGCACAGCTACACACTGGGGAACCAAAGCCCAATGAAAACCTGAATCTTTCCTGTTCTTCCAGCGGAGGTTATCCAGAGCCCAAGCAGATGATTTGGCTAATTTCAAGTGAAAACATAACAGATAGGCTTATACGACACATGGATGTCTTACAGGATGCTGTCACAAAGCTGTATAATGTTACCAGCAAGCTGAATATCCCAGTTCCTACAAATACACTCACTAATATTAGCTGTTTGCTTcaccttggagagcagcaggggaGCCTTGTCTCAGTGCCGCTAGTCATAG AGATACCGGCAGAAGAAATGGAACCGGTGAAGGTAAATTTCTTTGGCCCACTTGTAGCTGTAATTTTACTGGTCACGCTTCTTCTGGGTTTTTTGATattgaagaacagaaatatctCATCTACCAGCCAGA GTGTCAGTCTCGCAGTCTAA